The Nicotiana tomentosiformis chromosome 9, ASM39032v3, whole genome shotgun sequence genome contains the following window.
gcagatgcgaaaatgctgggcagaataaaTAAAATCGagtcttagccatttttaatcatttttgagtttcaagtctcggatttgggcgatttcaagggggattttcacgagtttgaattgggtaagtgttctttaaccaaaagtgattatatttcataaatacatgtctatattcatcatttatttcggatttagatggaagaaattgagatttttataaaatctttcaaaaatgaaaagctaagatttgaaggtccatttaaaatcggaattggataatttttgaatggtttaactcgtatcggaacgggtgttcgaattttatagatttttcgggatttgagacgtgggtcccactatcgaatatttaaatgaatttcggatttttatccggaaaatttataaattcatatgaaattaattcctatgattagtattgaatgtgaatatattgtgagagcgaggGCTGCTACAGAATTattggaaatgataattggttatgactgctgagttggcttcaattattataaacaagttacctgatttattcctattattgttgttgttactaatattgcgtacaggtaatgtaagtgacccgccttagcctcgtcactacttcgtcgaggttaggctcagcatttGCCAGTAcgtgaggtcggttgtactgatactacactctgcacttcttgtgtagattttggagttggtcccagcggcgtaccgtagacttgctcggatttcagctaccagaggagacttgactCATAACTGCATGgagtccgcagttctgaagtccccgtctattttactttagctgtgtgtttattttcagacatctttattttattcagacctttatttgtatttattctagaagctcgtgcacttgtgacaccaattctaggatggtatttagacaccattgtatttatggattatttcactatatttcaaactttgcttccgcttttgtttccttgattattaataatgtaaatattgtttaaaaattaattaatattattctaacgttggcttgcctagcaagtgaaatgttaggcgccattcaTCCTTAACCAAAGGTTTCTTGTACAATCAAATCACCTTTGTTATAAAGTACTTATCTCCCAATGTGGGATTTCTCAACGCACATTCATATTTAGTCAGACGGGTGTCGAATACCGGGtaaaaaactaaaaaacaaaTCCTTGTAAGTCTAGACTAATTACTCAAGTTTAATTATATTCTGATTTTATTAAAGTGACGATATGCATTCAGAACAAAGTCTAAATTAAACTGTGCAATGTAATTTACCAATATGAGTACTATTAGCTTGACAATGATATTAACCTTTAAACTTATAGTTCCCACAAGATTTTAGTCTTTAATacctaaatttaaaaataaaacaaaaaatttttgatttttgtgGCCTAAATCTGTCATTTATGCTTATTCAATAGATGATTATATTCTTTAAGTGTCTTTGATACATTGATTACACACAGTTATATATACACATATTAAatgtgctatatatatatatatatatatatatatatatatatatatatatatatatatatatatatatatattacattcactgttatttttaatttaagataTTATGTGGATGACTATTTGGTTTAATTTgttttccaaataaaacaagtacTCTTACATTGTCTTCTTCATAAGCATCATTTGCAAATAGTGGAGATCTTGCAAAATACATGGTACTATTGGCACTAGACAAGTTGAGAGCTTCCCTAGCTAGTAGATGTGTTACCTTGTTGCTTTGTCCAATGTTGTGCCTGAGTAGAATGATTTCACTTGGTTTAGAAAAGTGATACACATGTGCAATATATATGTATCTAGTTTCTACTTAAAAATACTcattatgttttaaaaaaattaaccttttataaaagaaatgaggCCCTTAAATTTGGGGGCCTAAAGCATATGCTTTAGTAGCTTCGCCCTAAAGCCAACGATGTCATGTCCTGTCAGTACACTTTTTTTTTGAGCTTGGAATTCTCATCTTGTTCAAAGTGTTTTAATTATTCAATTCAGCTTCCTTAATTACATCAATTATTGCTCATAAACCACAACTAATTATCTCAAATAAAGACAGATCCAACAAAtgcttctttcttccttttataatttgaggaagaaaaaaaaagaaacggAAAGCTAGCTAGTTATCTAGAAGatccaaataacatcaaaagtgTGGTTTCAGAAAATGGAATGTCTAATATATTTTCACTGAATTTATTGGATAACGATAGATAGGGCAAGAATGACCAATCTTTAACCAGGTTGTAATGCAATCTGGATGAAACATTTGAGAGCTGCATGCACATCAACTCTCTCCCCTGTCGGAATATTATCACCAACATCGATCCTATTCAGCAAATACAACACGGATGCCGTAGAAGCAGGTACCATCGCATTGAAGCTCGAAAATTCTTATGTATCACGATAATGGTCAATAACTAAAGCTACACCAACTATCACTTCCACTACGAAGCGACGCTTGTTGGACTCATCATCAAGAATTTTTCTTACTTTGCTATCATATCATGAATGATAACGTGACGATAATTATTCTCCAACTTCTAGCCCCAATTCTCATGATTTCCTTGCATGACACTGTAGAAGTTGTCATATGACATGTATATAGAAGGGTCAAGTTTGAGAAGAAGTGATTTTACATGAATTTCATCATATTGGAATTGTGCACGGTCATGAGGTGGTCTATACCAATATTGGTCTTTAGTAAGAAGATGAAATTGAAGGGATAGTAACGGGGGTAAACAACAAAGAGAAATATTATATATTGATCCTTGTAATTGCCGAATTATGACGCTAGCAAGTAGCAACGGAGGAGGGATGGTGGTATTGGAAAACACTTGCCATATATTCAAATAGTTGAGATAATGGGAAACGAGGTGGTCTCAACCTGTATTTATACCAGTTAAGATCCTAGACCCACTCAACTTAAGAATCTGAATTTTGACACGGAAAAGGTAGTTTGTTCTGTCCTATACATGacccaaataaaaataaaacttaaATCAATACCTTTTCCCTATGGAAGAAGGATTATCATAAATAAGTTGAAACAGATTAACTTAAAACTAAGGAACAACATATCCAGACAAAAGCAATAATTTTTTAGCTATAACACTAACAAATATATTTATAACAGGACGATCTTTGTAAAATTATCCCTCTATATAGTTATTTTTTATGGGTAATATAAAAGCGATATTTATTGAAATAAAATCTCTAAGATTACCAACACTAATTAAGTTAAGAGATTCTGATCATATATTTTAAAACTTCAATATACTACTTGTGACAAAGAATATTAGGCGAGTACTTATACTTCAAAAATGTATTAgctttttcaaaaaatttaattatgaattatgcatatcttttgagattttacATTTAAAGAATTCTtatcttttaaaattttaaaattgatttcCCGGATAATATTTGTCTATAACAGTCAAATAATATTTAAACGTCAAATGTTATTATACTCAATTACGATAAAAGTTAAAAACATATCGAAACAAACGAGACTATTATAGTTAAGGTTCGAGTGTAGTTGGAGAATATCTGTAAGTTGTTAGCCCAATTTTGTTTAAGACGGAAGTGTTGTTGCTGTTGCCGCTGCTGCTAGCCCAATTTTGTTTAATtctaaaagaaatcaagtttgaGGGGGGAGGGGGAGAATAAATCTTAATATGAAATTGAACATTTAATTTTTAATGGACATAAATTATAACGGAAAGTCTATCACTTAAACAATTCCATAGATAATTAATGTGTCCATGATCTTCCATCCTAGTTAGTTTAGATTTTGTAACTGATCTAGTACAATCATACTGTTGCTCTCGCAATGTCACCAAACAACGAATTGGAAAATTTGAGCAGTATATGATTAAAAAATACCATCAAAGATTTGaacataatatttttattatcacAATTTGCTTGTTCAAGCTGTAACAGTAGCTTTCCACTTAATATTCATGTGGAGTATCATAACTTACATGCAGTTCCACTTTTACATCATATGTCCATACAATTAATTACTACTTAAGATTTAAGACAAATTGTTAGAACAAGGATTACAACAATATTAGAAAACGAAAATAAATTTGTTTGGCTTAGAGGCAcgtaaagaaaacattttttgaAGTGTCACGATCTGAAATTCCCACATTCgtgatcgtgatggcgcctaacatttcacttgctaggcaagccaacgttagactAATTTTAGTCGTTTTTAACAGTTCTGTTTGAATGGtaataaagaaatcaattatctGGAATAATCTCAAAATAGAAATTTCCTAgaatcccaaaactggtagtacaagtcacaagctctacagagtttactagaaaaaCTTTAAATGCAATTGTTCCAGAGTAGAATCAACAGTGCAagaaatatcagaaggtgactccgaagcctatgAACGCGACATCAGACATACCTTGAGTTTCCACAACAATGCTCGATCAACTATCAAGAATATCAATAACTCTGGGGGTACCTGGAtttacacaaaaagatgtgtaaaagcgtagtatgagtacaccatagtggtacccagtaagtatcaagcctaacctcagtagagtagtgacgaggtcaggtcaagacacctaccggacatATAAAGTTATACAGTATGTTACATGAAGCTAACAAAGAAGGAGTATCAATGTAAGGCCAATAATAGAAGAATTTCCAATACaaatcaacaatgaaaataaTGAGAACATGGATGGCATCGAGCAAACAATCAAGCAATTGAGCAACAATACAGTCAGAGAACAAATATAATACAAAAATGGCGCGTCATTacacttcgtgcttttactctcgtccttgccatgaaatgatgaataatttaaacacaatTAAATACAATTCCAACTTGAACATAGTAAAGCGTCAAATGAGTTATTAAgccaatttaggatttaaataagaTAAAATAGTTGAGAGGTTGTGCAATAGAATATCAATTTAGTTTAGGTTAGAGATATATGATATCCAATAAAACATTATATTTATACAAATTAAGGCATTCAATCAAATTTTAACGAGATAAATATGAGATTTATTAAAGTAAAacgtaataataatttttttcacATAAATTATACGACAATAAGATAATGAGAAAGTTGAGGTATCAATTAGAGTAAAAATATAATTACCATTTAAATTAGTAGATAAtaagatatgagttttatttttgaaagacacgCAAGTGGAACAATTTGAAAATTCTTTCATTTATATCTGCTAAATTTTCAGCAATTTAACATATcacatagaatgcatgactcacacaagaactccattttattccatttttaatATATTGACGATTAATTAATTATGACCAAATACAATGAAGttgtcaaaacccaaaatctgactagtcatgatgccacctaacccaacccgctaggtaagccaattatcaaatatccaattacaataacaattattaaagcaatttaagtaaaggaAAATCTAAATCTTAttcattccccaagaactggtagtacaaatcatgagcttctaagaatagagttttcaaagatgaaatgaagtaaatacatcatctgtttgaaaagtacataaacagagttttatagttctaaggctaccacgaacaagagacagctacaactggaacgcaggtacatctttagatcCAGCTCTCAACGAACACAACATCAAtggccaacatctgcacgcaaggtccagaagtgtagtatgagtataaccgaccccatgtactcaataagtaacaaacctaaccttaggttgaaagtagtaacgcgctaacaaaaaggtcgggtccaacaccaatatttcacaacagttcataacaacatagtacaataacaaaagagtatcttaaaaataaaaggctcagtttgtTCACAaatccagaaaaataggcatttcttttcaagtatctcactgaaaatccaaatcttttaccgaaaaagcaaaaatacgagtaagtttgaaaactgtgattttttccaaaatcctttcaacaacgagtaagatgtttcattttcagatagcatgaggaaagtacttctttatgcctacatgtcaagatatatgtaaaataataaatgtccccaaaactgggtagcagaaggaaatgcaccacctctatgcatgtatcacaagtacgcatgtcaaatgcaacgCATCTCGTTCATAagctcacactctcagagtactcaatctcactgtctcacatgcGATAATTCCACCAGTTAGCAGTCCTCCAAACTACAACCAAAAAGAGGAAGAGGGGAAAAAAAACAGATTATATCCATCACCCAGCAAAGTTGAAGGCTTTAAATAGGTCACAAAGATAAATATGCAGTTAGGGAACTCACAATGTTTGGATGTTTAGTGATAGGAGCAGAAACAAGGGCAGCAGTGTGAACCAAATGGTACAGTGATGCAGTATTCCACACCTTTAATTACCAATTGCAACAAAATaatccaaaaattaaaaaaaaaaaattccctaCACTAAATGATGGAAAAAAGAATTTTCATCtaaaaaaattgggaaaaaagagaaaagaaaacaagAACCTCTTTGTAAGTGGGATTTTTGGGCTTGAAGACATGAGCTCCATAAGTTCCTAACCCAAGAGCAGCTACACCTGTTTTCCACAGCTTACAATTTTCTAAGTTAAAAATTCTTTAAACCCAAAAAAGATTTTTCAAGATAGGAGCTATGACAAATGCAAAACATAAGAAATTGACATGGTGGAGTATCCAAAGAGAAGTAGTTTTACCAGAAATAGCAGCAACTTTGTGCCAGATTTGAGGATTCatttttggtttttctttgtCACGCCAACTGGTTTTGATCTTCTCAACTTTCTTCAAGTTCGGTCGTCGTAGCATAAAGTCGTTGCCTCTATTGATTCCTCCCTTAATTCACATATCGCTAGCCCATTTTACGAAGGTGTAATTCGTACTATGTACTACCAGCAATAAAATAAACCTATTTGACTATCTCCCAAATAAGTAATTATTGTAAGAGAAAAACTATagactgttataaaataaagactgtaaagtaaagacaagtatagagagaaactgatatattattcaaacttcaaactttgaattctcctctatttatagaagaaaggaagctgctgtgtaagctgctactgcaagcttctgtgtaagctgctgctgctgtgtaagctgctgtgtaagatATAAATAATCTTTTATCattggtaatatttatccatagcggagtaccgaaaggataagcttcttcaggaggcttatttccaatagagtactaaatagataaatatatttatggcggagtctcatatggataaactttttcaggaagcttatttacaacggagtactaaatgaacttccataatataatatattcataacactcccccttggatgttcattaaaatataatgtgcctcgttaaaaccttactagaaaaatccccgtgggaaaaaaatcctagtgaaagaaaaagagcacacatatttagtaatacgcattgctaactACCTCAGCTCATTGTTTTTTTTCTTTAAGTTCAATACACCGAAAGGCGTCACACTcataatttcaaagggaccactccatttagactttagcttttaAGGAAACATCATCAACCATGAGTTGAACAACAGAATAAAATCACCCactttgaactctttgttccaaatatatttgtcatgcatatatttcatcttttatttgtacaaggacgaacttgcataagcatggtaccataattcatccaattcattcaaatgtgcaaccctcaaattagaggctacatcccaatcaagattcaacttattTAGAACCCATATGGCTTTGTTCTCAAGTTCCACCGGGAGATGAtaagcttttccgaacaccaatCGGTATGAAAACATCCtaataggtgttttgtaagccgtccgataagcccataatgcatcatcgagctttttggaccaatccgtccggttaacattcactgttttggataagatactctttatctcccggtttgagacttccacttgaccgccagcttgtggatgatagggagtcataactttatgagtaacaccatacttgctaagtaaagtatcaaaagccttgttgcaaaaatacgACCccacatcgcttatgatagcccgcggattACCAAgtattgtgaaaatattcttcttcaagaaagccaccacacttcttgctttattgttgggtagagcaatggcctaAACCCATTTAGACACGTAATCAAccgtgaccaagatgtaggtatttccacaagaactcacataAGGACCCATGAAAtaaataccccacacatcaaagatatcaatctataaaataatattgagaggcatttcattcttcttcgaaaTTCCACCGGCCTTTTGAcattcataacatcttttcactaaatcactttcatccttgtaaagagtgggctaaTAGAAACCCCAACTTAGCattttggccgccgttcttgctccgccatggtggctaccatatggcgaagaatgacaagccccaagaatatctCTTTTCTATTCTTCCGATATACATCtactaattaccccatccgtacaaCTCCGGTAAAGGTATGACTCATCCTattaataatcttgacaatatcGTTTGAGCTTGATTCTTTGGTTTGAaaagaactcatccgggataattccacacacaagaaaatttgctagatccgcgaaccatggaacctccttcattgaaatagccaagagttgctcatcgggtaaggagtcattgatttaaaggtcatcatgcggcctcccctcctccaaaatgagacaagtggtccgccacttgatttttacTCCTTTTTCTATCttagatgtcaatatcaaactatTGCAACAAAATCACCCATCTCATCAAGCGAGATTtgaatatttcttgctcataagcTAGCGAAGTGCTGCATGATTCGTGCGGATAATAACTttcgcacccatcaagtacgggcgaaacttctcaattgtgAACACAATGGCAAAGAGATCTTTCTCCGTAatggtgtagttgacttgggaactattcatggtcttactaacaTAGTAGACCtaatgaaaaatcttgttgatacatTTCCCCAAAATAGctccaactgctacatcactagcatcgcacatgagctcaaaagggataTTCAAATTACGAGcagtgataatgggagtggttgtcaacttgaactttaacaattcaaaggctctcatgaaatcatcattgaagtgaaaatTAACATCTTTCACTAAAActttgcacaacgggttcaccattttagaaaaatccttgatgaaacgtTGGTAAAACCccacgtggcctaagaaactccgcacgcctttcccgaagttggaggtggaaatATAGAAATGACCTCAATATTTGCCTTGTCGACTTCAATGCCATTCTTAGAAATCTTATGGCTAAGgataatgccttcctcgaccatgaaatgatacttctcccaatttagctccaaattcgtttcttcacatcttgccaatactttatccaaatttggcaagaaatcatcaaaggaatccctaACCATCGAGAAGTCATTCATGAAAGCTTCAAGAtattcctccaccatgtccgtgaagatagccatcatacaacTTTGCAAAGTCGACGGTGCATTACATAAAccgaatggcatccgcttgaatgcgaaagtaccatagggacgtgtaaaagttattttctcttgatcttccggagcaataaggatttggttgtgcccaaatatccatctagaaagaaaTAGAAATCACGGCCGGCCAAACTATCAAttatttggtcaaggaagggaagtggacaATGAtcattccttgtgactttgttgagcttatgatagtccatacacactctccacccggtcaccatttttgtgggaatcaactcattcttatcattagTGACCACCGTTATGCttcccttctttgggacacattgcactggagaggtccacgaactatcggaaatagggtagacaaccctgacatccaaccacttgataatctcctttttgaccacttcttgcatagcctcattgagtcttcaTTTATGTTCAATAAATGATTTGGAgtcttcctccaagttgatcttttGCATGCAAAATgaggggcttattccccgaatatccaccaatgtccatcgAATAGCCTTCCACCTTTTATGTAGCACCACCAATGtggagtcaacctgcacgttagtcaaacaagaggaaagaataaccggtaaagtataaTAAGAACCAAGTAATTCATACCAAAGATGTGGAGGCAGTGGATTCAACTCCAAGgtcggaggctcttcaattgaaggctttgtaggaggagttttcctattttaaAGATCCAAGGAgagttttcggggtgcatagttgtacaacCCTATTacttgcaaagaattcacacactccatgaagccatccatattgtcatcatcaaagttgagcaagaaagcctccaacatatcacctacatcagtcaccaagtccacaaaagaacacacttcatttcTATTAggttgccgcatagatttgcacacgtggaatatcaccttttcatcacccacccggaaagtgagttatccatcttccacatcaacaagagccttccccatagcaaggaaaggccttccaagaataatcggcacatcatagtccacttcacaataaAGAATGACAAAATCGGCCAGAAGAATGAAtatatcaacacgaaccaatacatcttccaTCACTCCCAGCGGTCTCTTCATGGTATGATcgaccatttgtaatctcatagatgtgggtatTGGTCCCAATCCCCCAagtcttgaaaactgaatagggcatcaaatttatacttgccccaagatcacaaagagatttagcaaactcggcacttccaatggtacaaggaattgtgaaagcgtttggatcttccaatttaggagccattaaAAGcataattgcactcacttgatgagtgactttgatagtttaaAAATTCatccaaatccttcataaactttgcataaccgggcatttgttccaaagcttcaactaatggcacactgatcgagagactcttcatcatctCAATGAAATTTTGGAATTGTTTCTTGcaatttttcttggcaagcctttgaggatatggaagaggaggcttaggcaatggtgccttagccttttgcactaccggttccggtatgtcaataacgtAATCCCTAGATGGGTCCACTTCCTCTTGAGCCtcttccacattgtcatcaatatcaatcctcacTTCGTCATGTGCTTTCACCACATTGTTCGAGATCTATTCTTCTTGTACTATTTGCTCATCATCcataagttgcctttgacttgaggtgggtgcattcccacctcttacACTTCTTGTCTTAACGGCCATGGCATTCCCCATGttattcccaccctttgggttcaccaccgtgtcacttggtagtgactccttaggacgagaattttgagcttgagagattttccccatttgcaCTTTTAAGTTGCGGATCGTTGTGTTGTGAGAGGAAAGTTGAGCATCGTAattggcattcttctccatcatttggttgaacatgttctcaatacgcctcatttcattgttggaagaactaggaccatgggaaggataaggaggtaagttgctcgattgttgatacatcgggggcctttgaaaatccaacccccggttgccttgattattgttccatacACCTTAATTGTTAccaccccaattaccttgattattaccattccaatttcctttattgttgttgttatgccaattcccttgattatttccaccactctaattaccttggttgttatatttccaattgccttgattgttttgaggtcgccattgttgatGATTGGGGCCTTGGAAATTGTTCTGTTGCCATTGAAAGTTGTtgacatattgcacctcctcttcttggtcattgtaagaatcatcttgatcaaacccactatcttcttgcacaaaatAATCCACTAGTTgatgcacttgtggacccttaattttttgtttgttcaccatcatgtttactcTCTCCATGGCATTAACTTGCCTAGGATTTTGCACttattgaagttgagcctttgctagttgattcatggtggtagtcaattcggctatggcttgcccatggtcatgcaaatCTTTATGGaggtgaatcacgttgggatcaccttgtggaacattagcccgagatTGCCATGTTGATGATGTGtctgccatttcatctaagatttcacatgcctccgcataaggtgtAGTCATGATGTTCCCACCGGCAAaatgattcactacacattggttggttgtgttaatcccacgatagaaagtttgttgaatcatgttctttgtcatatcgttgttgggacattc
Protein-coding sequences here:
- the LOC104089661 gene encoding uncharacterized protein, whose protein sequence is MLRRPNLKKVEKIKTSWRDKEKPKMNPQIWHKVAAISGVAALGLGTYGAHVFKPKNPTYKEVWNTASLYHLVHTAALVSAPITKHPNIFGGLLTGGIIACETVRLSTLRV